In Verrucomicrobiales bacterium, the genomic stretch GCCCGCAGCCGGGGACGCCCCGGAGCCAGCGCCTACCGCGCCCCCGCCGGAAACGCCGGCCTCGACACCCGCATCCGCGACGTCCTTCTCTTCACATAAGGTGATGAACGCCATGGCAAGCTCCGCGGCAGCCAAGGAGTTTAAGCATTTCGTAGTCCCAGTGCACGAGGGGCCCACAGAAATGCTGATCAGCAAGCCGCTCACCACTCTGGAAGTTGCCGCCAAGGAGAGTGACCGTCAGATGCGCGTGAAGAGCTTCCGCCACTCCGACCACGTTGAGGTGGGCAAGGATCACTTTGACGAACACGTCTGCCAATGGTTGGGAAAGGTGGGCGAATCCAATGTCATCAGCATCAGCCCGTTCAGTTACACCCACCAAGATCTGGCCAGTCGAGCCTGGATTACCGATTACGGTCTGCTCATCGTCTACCGCGGTTAGCATGGCATCCGTGGTTCCCCGACCTCTTGGCGGTGAACTGCGGAGCGGGCTCAAAACGTCAGCGCTCTTAACTCACTCTCATCATGACGAAATTCGAAATCGTAGAACAGGAAGGCGTGCGACTGGTAAAAATCACCCTCGAGAACGACGCCGTTCGCGCGGAGTCAGGTGCGCTCTACTACATGCGAGGCCAGATCGCCTTGGAGTCCAAGGCACCCTCCCTAGGCGGATTTCTCAAGGCCGTGGCCACCGGCGAAACCATCTTCCGTCCCACCTACACCGGCTCAGGGGAATTGTTCCTCGAACCTTCCCTGGGCGGTTTTCACATTTTTGAAACGGGCGGAAAGGACTGGATTCTCGAGGACGGTGCCTACTGGGCCTCCGACCTGGGCGTCACGGTCGACATACATCGGGAGAGCGCGCTGACGGCCTTCAAAAGCGGCGAAGGCGTGCTCGACTTCCAGACCAAGGTCGGCGGCCAGGGCAAAGTGGTCCTGAATGCCCAAGGGCCGGTCGAGGTGTTGGAGCTGAATAACGATCGGCTCGTGGTGGACGGACGCTACGTGATCGCGCGACAAACATCGCTCCGGTACACCGTTCAAAAGGCCACGAAGAGCCTGCTCAGCAGCGTGACCTCCGG encodes the following:
- a CDS encoding AIM24 family protein — encoded protein: MTKFEIVEQEGVRLVKITLENDAVRAESGALYYMRGQIALESKAPSLGGFLKAVATGETIFRPTYTGSGELFLEPSLGGFHIFETGGKDWILEDGAYWASDLGVTVDIHRESALTAFKSGEGVLDFQTKVGGQGKVVLNAQGPVEVLELNNDRLVVDGRYVIARQTSLRYTVQKATKSLLSSVTSGEGMVRIYEGSGTVLMAPIPFWRQRLYQSLSALGHKSES